One stretch of Helicobacter jaachi DNA includes these proteins:
- a CDS encoding UbiX family flavin prenyltransferase: protein MAEIKKLAIGIGGASGVQLGLRLIESVPDSIELFVIISEGAQNVASSELSEDIEVCLDKLRRKKDFRIYNEDEIDSPLASGSFGIDAMAIVPTSMNLLAKIASGLCDDLISRCALVMLKEKRTLLLAPREMPFSPISLEQMSKLSALGVIVAPPCVGYYAKIKDLESMELFFAGKWLDALNIKNALYTRWKCE from the coding sequence ATGGCAGAGATAAAAAAGCTAGCCATTGGCATTGGCGGAGCGAGCGGAGTGCAGTTGGGTTTAAGGCTTATAGAATCTGTGCCAGATTCTATAGAATTATTTGTGATTATTAGCGAGGGTGCGCAAAATGTCGCTAGCAGTGAGCTTAGCGAGGATATAGAAGTATGTCTTGATAAATTACGGCGCAAGAAGGACTTTCGCATTTATAATGAAGATGAGATAGATAGCCCACTAGCTTCGGGGAGCTTTGGCATTGATGCTATGGCGATTGTGCCTACAAGTATGAATCTGCTAGCAAAAATCGCTAGTGGCTTATGTGATGATTTAATTTCGCGCTGTGCGTTAGTTATGCTTAAAGAAAAGCGCACTTTGCTGCTTGCTCCGCGAGAAATGCCCTTTAGCCCCATTTCACTTGAGCAGATGAGCAAGCTTAGTGCGCTTGGCGTGATTGTAGCGCCTCCTTGTGTGGGGTATTATGCTAAGATAAAAGATTTAGAATCTATGGAGTTATTTTTTGCGGGCAAATGGCTCGATGCTTTAAACATAAAAAACGCGCTTTATACGCGCTGGAAGTGTGAGTAA
- the coaD gene encoding pantetheine-phosphate adenylyltransferase, translating into MRRLAIYPGTFDPVTNGHLDIIKRSIEIFDNVIVAVAHSRSKKPMFALQERVEILKQSTQDLPNVRIQGFSNLLADFAKEHSARVIIRGLRAVSDFEYELQMGYANASLNSELETIYFMPTLQNAFISSSVVRSIIEHNGRFAHLVPPHVADLILGLYKAKILPNE; encoded by the coding sequence ATGAGGAGATTAGCAATTTATCCGGGGACTTTTGACCCTGTAACAAATGGACATTTAGATATTATTAAGCGCTCAATTGAGATTTTTGATAATGTCATAGTAGCGGTGGCGCATTCGCGCTCTAAAAAGCCGATGTTTGCGCTGCAGGAGCGCGTGGAGATTCTAAAACAAAGCACGCAGGATTTGCCAAATGTGCGTATTCAAGGCTTTAGCAATTTGCTTGCAGATTTTGCTAAAGAGCATAGCGCGCGGGTGATTATACGCGGTTTGCGCGCGGTGAGTGATTTTGAGTATGAATTACAGATGGGATATGCCAATGCCTCGCTCAATAGCGAGCTAGAAACGATTTATTTTATGCCCACATTGCAAAATGCCTTTATTAGCTCATCTGTGGTGCGCTCTATTATTGAGCATAATGGGCGCTTTGCTCATTTAGTGCCGCCTCATGTGGCGGACTTAATTTTAGGGCTTTATAAGGCAAAGATTCTACCAAATGAGTAA
- the tmk gene encoding dTMP kinase → MYVAIEGIDTCGKSTQIELLRAHYPRAIFTKEPGGSLIGESIRELVLYAPKKRGFILDEYAELMLFLADRAQHYKEVLAPNADKLIISDRSVISGIAYAKNVSMDKLIWLNEFVLRGMYPHLVVILKLSELALTQRLKLKTHDSIESRGIAYMLNIQERLIESSKYLNVPHLILDAAASREEICAMIKGRIDEMSYV, encoded by the coding sequence ATGTATGTAGCAATTGAGGGCATTGATACCTGCGGGAAAAGCACGCAAATTGAGCTACTGCGCGCGCATTACCCGCGGGCAATTTTTACCAAAGAGCCGGGTGGAAGCCTGATAGGGGAAAGTATCCGCGAGCTTGTGCTGTATGCACCCAAAAAGCGGGGCTTTATACTTGATGAATATGCTGAACTTATGCTCTTTTTGGCTGATAGGGCGCAGCATTATAAAGAAGTGCTAGCGCCTAATGCGGATAAACTCATTATTAGCGATAGGAGCGTGATTTCTGGCATAGCCTATGCAAAAAATGTGAGTATGGATAAGCTTATATGGCTTAATGAATTTGTGCTACGCGGAATGTATCCACATTTGGTGGTGATTTTAAAGTTAAGTGAGCTAGCCCTAACACAAAGGCTCAAGCTTAAAACGCACGATAGTATCGAGAGTAGAGGCATTGCGTATATGCTAAATATCCAAGAGCGATTGATAGAATCTAGCAAATATCTTAATGTGCCACATCTTATCCTTGATGCCGCTGCTAGTAGGGAGGAGATTTGCGCGATGATAAAAGGGCGTATTGATGAAATGTCTTATGTGTGA